The DNA segment AATTGTTCCTGCATTCAAGGGTATTGCTGAAAAAATAGTTCCTGATGCTATACCTGCACTTGATTGTCCTGTAATTTTCCCGTTTGCGCCGAATGCAGTAATTATTGGTTTTTTATCATCACTAGTTGGTGGCATAATAATGTTTCTTATATTGCCACATACTGGCTTGGCAGTCATTATACCTGGCTTGATTCCTTTGTTCTTTGTCGGTGCAGCAGCAGGAGTATTAACTAATGCAACAGGTGGTCTAAGAGGAACGATTATAGGTGGTATTATAAATGGTGCAATTTTAACGCTGTTGCCGGCATTGTTATTGCCTGTAATGGGCCAACTTGGTTTTGCAAATTCTACTTTTGGTGATGCGGACTTTGTATTTACGGGAATTGTTGTAGGATATCTGGCTAAGTTATTTACAAAAACAGGAATATATGCACTTGTTGCTATACTAATTCTAATTTTTATTATAGTTTCAATAGTTATGAAGCCTAAAAAACTAGAAGTTACTAAATAAATTGCTAAATATTGACCAAGGGTAATCCCCTTGGTCAATAAAATATTATGCGCTTATTTTATAATGAGGTGAAAATTTATTATGAGAAAATATGAATTAATGAAAATAGCAAGGGAAATAAGGATAAACGTAATTAATATGATTGCGGAAGCATCTCATGGACATCCTGGCGGATCGCTTTCGTCTGCTGATATACTTACTGAATTGTATTTCGATAAAATGAACATTAAACCAGATGATCCAAAATGGGATGACAGGGACAGGCTCGTGTTATCAAAAGGACATGCAGCACCTGTTTTATATGCTGTCCTTGCTAAAAGAGGTTATTTTTCGGAAAGAGTCTTATTGTCTTTAGACAAGTTTGGTTCAATACTGCAGGGGCATCCTGACATGAAGTCAACGCCAGGCCTTGATATGACTACAGGTTCACTTGGTCAGGGTTTATCTGCAGCAAACGGCATGGCTTTAGCAGGCAAATTAGATAAAAAAGATTACAGAGTATACGTAATACTAGGCGACGGCGAAATACAGGAGGGCCAGATATGGGAAGCAGCGATGACTGCAGCACATTACAAACTTGACAATCTAACTGCAATACTGGACTTCAACGGGCTTCAGATAAACGGGCACAATGAAGAAGTTAAAAACATTCAGCCGATAGATGAAAAATTCAAAGCTTTCGGATGGCATGTTATAAAAATAGACGGGCACGACTTTGACCAGATAAAAAGAGCCATAGAAGAAGCAGAATCTACAAAAGGAAAGCCTACAATTATTATCGCAAAAACAATTAAAGGAAAAGGTGTATCATTTATGGAAAACCGGGTAGACTGGCACGGAACTGCACCAAATGAAGAACAAAGACAAAAAGCGGTTGAAGAACTTGAAAGGAGTGAAGCATAATGAGTACAGCGACAAGGGATGCATACGGTAAAGCATTGGTGGAATTAGGAGAAAAAAACAAAAACGTAGTAGTGCTGGATGCAGATCTATCAAAATCAACAAAGACAGCAGAATTTCAAAAAGCATATCCAGACAGATTCTTCAACATAGGTATATCAGAGCAGGATATGATGGGAACAGCGGCCGGGTTTGCTACATGCGGCAAAATACCATTTGCGAGTTCATTTGCGATATTTGCAACAGGGAGGGCATATGAACAGATCAGAAACTCAATAGGATACCCAAAGTTAAACGTAAAAATAGCAGCGACACATGCTGGAATAACAGTAGGGGAGGACGGTGCAACACACCAGTCTATAGAAGATATATCGCTTATGCGTGGTATACCAAATATGGTAGTAATAAATCCGTCAGATGCTGAAGAGACAAGGCAAGCAATACCGGCTGCAGCAGACCACCATGGACCAGTATATATAAGGCTTGGAAGGATGCCGGTGCCAGATATACATAATAAAAACTACAAATTCAAGCTTGGTAAAGGAGAAATGCTAAGAGAAGGAAAAGATATAGCGATTATTGCCACGGGAATAATGGTGTCGATAGCACTTGAAGCGGCGGATAGATTAAGAGAAGAAGGAATAAACGCAACGATAGTAAATATACATACAATAAAACCTATTGACAGAGAACTTATAGTAAAAGTTGCAAAACAAACAGGTAAGGTTATAACGGCAGAAGAACACAGTATAATAGGAGGACTTGGTTCGGCTGTTTGCGAAATACTTTCAGAAGAATATCCTGTAAAAGTAAAAAGGATAGGCATAAACGATACTTTTGGTCAGTCTGGAACACCTAGAGAGCTTTTAGAACATTATAATTTAACATTTCAAGATATTATTTATGCAGTTAAAAAGTTTTGAGCCATTTTGTTAGGGGGCGCACAATTTGAATGATATACTAGTAAAAGCAAGGAACAATAAATATGCGATTGGAGGTTTTAATTTTAATTTTTATGATGATGCATTGGGGATAATTTCAGCAGCATACGAATTGAAGTCACCTATTATTTTGATGGCCAGTGAAGGGTGTGTCAAATTTTTAGGAGTTAAGCATATTGTTAATTTTGTAAATCAACTTAAAGATGAATATAATATTCCTATTATTTTACATCTTGATCATGGAAAAGATATTGAAATAATTAAAAACTGCATAGATAACAAATTCGACTCAATTATGTATGATGGATCATTGCTTAACTTTGAAGAAAATATTAAAAACACAAAATTTATTGCTGATTTATGCCATGACAAAGGAATGACCATTGAAGGGGAACTGGGTAGGATATCAGGTGCAGAAGAAAATATAGAAAATAGCGAGGATGTATTTACAGATCCAGATAGCGTAGCGGAATTTACAGAAAGAAGCGATGTGGATTCCTTAGCAGTAGCTATTGGAAACGCTCATGGATTATACAAAGGTAGACCCAGGTTAGATTTTGAAAGATTGTCTAAAATTAATAAAATATCAAAAGTGCCATTGGTATTGCATGGTGGTACAGGCATACCGTATGAAGATATACAAAAAGCTATACAATTAGGTATAAGTAAAGTGAATGTCGGGACTGAAATAAAGATAGCATATATTAAATCTATTAAAAAACATCTTGAAACAATCAACGATAATGATATTAGACATTTAGTTTCTATGGTTCAGAATGATATTAAAGAACTTGTAAAGCAGTATCTTGATATATTTGGTACTGCCAATAAATATAGCCAATTACAATCAATGTGAATTTTATGAAGATAGGTGCAATAACAAGTGGTGGGAACTGTCACGGCATGAACGCTTTTATATTGGAATTATCGAAATTATGTAGTAAAAATAATTATGATTTGATTAGATATAGGAGACTATAAGAGCATAGAAGAAAACAACTTTATTAAACTTAGTTTAGATAATATAAGTAATATGGCTTTGGCAAAAAGGTGGTAGCTTATTATTAACAAGCAGATATGAAGATTTAAAAATAGGTGAGAAATTAATAAAACACTACAAGTTATAAATGATGTTGAAGATACTGCTACTGCAATACCTGGGAAAATATATATAATTGAGACATTAGAAGGGAATTATGGGAATATAATTAAAGCAGCATTTGATGAGGTGGCAATAGAGATGTAGCAAAACAATTTGTGGAGCTAACATTTGATCTAATTAAATAAGGATATTTATGGTAAAATGGTTTGTTATATATCAGGTAGATTTAAAAATTGCGATTTATAATCAGTCGAATAATATAAGTTTTAATGTAAAATATTAGTATGAGTTATGGACTTGTGTCTACTTATTTGGCACAAGTCCATAACTTTATAACAATTTAACTCAACCACCACCTGCTTTAGCAGGTGGGTTGGATATGCCGCTTAAGCAGCTTAAAACTCGCCTAAAGTAAAATTATCATTCTTTTGATTTTCTTCTATGTCTTGATTTTGTATATATTCAATAATCACTTCATCTGTTACATTGCCACTACTTGCTGCAAAATATCCTCGTGCCCATAAATGTTGTCCCCAAAATTGTTTGTTAAGCTCCTTATTCTCCATTAGCAACTTTCTCGAACTATATCCCTTTATATATTGCACCAGCTTACTTACTGACAAATGTGGTGGTGCCGACACTAGTATATGTATATGATCTTTTGATACATGTCCTGATAATATTTCTACTTCATTATTTTTGCATACCATTCTTATTAGTTCCCTTGTTCTTTCTGCTATTTTCCCAACTAATATCGGTTTTCTGTATTTTGTTATCCATACTATATGATATTTTAGATCATACGTTGCATGTGACGACTTTCTATAATTTTGCATATTTATCACCTCTAGTTTATTTTTTACTAGAAGTGATTATTTATTTTATTGACCTAAAGGTTTCAGCTTAAGCTGAGGGATTTAACCCCATTATACAGACATTAAACTCACTTGTACTCAATATCAATACTTATCCGTGACAACACCTAATGATGATGCTTTTATAAAAGGCAAACCTCTAAGAGATTTTAAGGTTTCTGCAGTACCTGTCACGACGACGCCTTGTATCTTTAAATCTTCCCTCTTTATTTTCCCATTCTTGTCTTTTAAATTGTCGTAAATCCTTTTAACCTCTGACTTGATGCCATTTAGCTTATGATTATCTGTTTTAAGCTTTTCTAATTGGTTTACATTGTTCTCGATTGTTCCTATAAAAAGTTCTTCTGGATTTTTTAATCTGTCGCCATTGCTGTCATAGACCTTTATACCATATGCGGCTTTTTCAGAACATACATCTGCTGGATTATCTACATCAATCGTCTTTCCATCGGGAAGCTTTTGCTCATTTTTATGTGGTTTATGTGCTTCTTTTTCTTTGCTATTTAGATCGTCAACCCAATACCACGTTAAAGTTACGTTTTTTGGCATCATTTTATTTACTTCGTCGATGCTGTACGCTTTATCAAAAGATAATGCCATCTCTATATATTTGTCATTTCCTATGTCATCCAGCAAATTTAAGTCATTCTTGTATGTCCTGTATTTTACGTAGGGGTAGAAGAAAATCATTTCCCTTTGACCAAGTTCGTTGTACGTTGGTTTGTTTAGAGCATCTTCATCAAAACTTTCTCCCCATACTATAGCTGGTGAATTGATAGCCTGTACATCGACAGTGTTGAAAAGCCCATAGCTGTATTCCTGTTGACCTGTATAAACCACTTTACCCTCTATTATCTTGTAAGTTGAATAAACTGTTTTGCCTCCAAAGATTCCTTCATATCTGATTGATTTTCCTATATACATATCAGGAGCGGAGATATCATTGAATACTGATAAGGCAAAACTTATGTCAGAGCTTTCCGACTGTGTTACTTTGATTCCTATAAAGACGGTGCTTATTGAAACAATTAATATGACTATCAAACTTATAATTGTGGTTCTTAAAATAGAACGCCATTTTGCTTTTTTAATTGCTTTATCAAATTTATCATTCTTTGTGCTTTCAAAAATTTCATCAAGTTCTTTCTCATCATTGTTTAAAATTTTTTCATCTGCCATAATTGGATACCTCCCATAATTCTTTAAATTTATTTCTTGCACGGTAAAGATATGTCTTTACTTTGTTTTCATCAAGATCTAAGATCTCTCCTATTTCTTTATAAGATAATCCAACAAAATACTTAAAAATTAAGAGGGTTCTATAGCTTTCCTTTAACAGACCAAGTATTTTATGAACGTTTGATTTTAATTCTTCATTAAGCACGTGTTCTTCTATTAATCCATCTGAATAGAGGCTATTAAGAATTCTATCATCGATGCCAATTTTCTCCTTCTTTTTCTTATTATACAGATTATAATATCTGTTTAGTGATACTTTAAACAGCCATGGATAGATGTCGTCAATGCTTATGGAGTCAACATACTCAATAACTTTGCAGATGGTATCTTGTACGATATCTTCTGCATCTTCACAGGATGCACCGATTTTAATGAGATATTTGTAAATTATGGTCATCTTATTTATCAAGAAGTCTTCAAACCTCTCATCTTTCATGACTGACCTCCCAAGTATAATATCTGATGCATTTTTATATAACGGCGCCGTTTTTGTTCTTTCATTAATATAACAAAATAGAAAGACAAATGTATACAAACTTTTAAAATTTATTTTTATCAGCGAATTATAGATTTTGACTAAATAATCTATTGCCTTATTGACAATTAATTAACATAGTGATATAATTTTCGTAGAATGCATTCGGTGAACATGTTCAATAAAATTGAGAAAAGAAGGGGACTTTTTATGGACAAAAAGCACAGTATTCTCTTTGATGAAGTGTCTATCGGAAGCTGTATCATCAAAAACCGCTTTGCAATGGCTCCTATGGGACCATTAGGTCTTGGTGATTCCGAAGGTGGTTTTAACCAAAGAGGAATTGATTACTACGTTGAAAGAGCTAAGGGCGGCACTGGACTTATCATAACTGGTGTTACTTTTGTTGACAACGATATAGAAAAGCATGACATGCCTAATTGCCCATGTTCTACGCACAATCCAGTTCACTTCATTAGGACTGCTCGCGAAATGACGGAGAAAATACACGCTTACGGTTCTAAGGTTTTTTTACAATTGTCAGGTGGATTTGGAAGGGTTACGATTCCTACGAATTTAGGAGAACATCCGCCTGTAGCGCCGTCGGCTATCCCACATCGTTGGCTTGACAAGACGTGTCGTCCTCTTACAAAAGAGGAAATTCGCAGGATAGTTGTACAGTTTGGCAAAGGCGCTTACAATGCGAAGCGAGCAGGATTTGACGGCGTGCAGATACATGCGGTACACGAGGGGTATCTTTTAGACCAATTTGCCATATCAATGTTTAACAATCGAACAGATGAATATGGAGGAAGCCTTGAAAACAGACTGCGCTTTGCAAAGGAAGTTGTGGAGGAGATAAAAAGTACTTGTGGCAGTGATTTTCCGGTTACGCTAAGGTACAGTGTAAAAAGCTTCATAAAAGATTGGCGCAAAGGTGGACTTCCAGGGGAAGAATTTGAAGAGAAAGGCAGAGATATTGAAGAAGGGATTGAGGCAGCTAAGCTTTTAGTTGAATATGGATACGATGCTTTGGACGTAGATGTAGGAAGCTACGATGCATGGTGGTGGAGCCATCCGCCAATGTACCAAGAAAAAGGGCTTTACATTCCTTATGCAAAGATGGTGAAAGAAGTTGTAAATGTGCCTGTCATCTGCGCAGGACGCATGGATAATCCAGACCTTGCATCAGATGCTGTAAGAGATGGAGCGTGTGACATAGTGTCACTTGGCCGTCCGCTTTTAGCAGATCCCGATTATGTAAATAAGCTTAAAGCAGGAGATACCGCTTCTATACGCCCGTGTTTATCATGCCATGAAGGATGTATGGGACGCATACAGGAATATTCCGCATTAAACTGTGCAGTAAATCCACAGGCATGCCGTGAAAGCGCTGAGCGGCTTATACCTACGCAGCACAAAAAGAAAGTCTTAATAGTAGGTGGCGGCGTGGCAGGTTGTGAAGCAGCTCGGGTATTAG comes from the Thermoanaerobacterium aotearoense genome and includes:
- a CDS encoding transketolase encodes the protein MRKYELMKIAREIRINVINMIAEASHGHPGGSLSSADILTELYFDKMNIKPDDPKWDDRDRLVLSKGHAAPVLYAVLAKRGYFSERVLLSLDKFGSILQGHPDMKSTPGLDMTTGSLGQGLSAANGMALAGKLDKKDYRVYVILGDGEIQEGQIWEAAMTAAHYKLDNLTAILDFNGLQINGHNEEVKNIQPIDEKFKAFGWHVIKIDGHDFDQIKRAIEEAESTKGKPTIIIAKTIKGKGVSFMENRVDWHGTAPNEEQRQKAVEELERSEA
- a CDS encoding transketolase family protein, with protein sequence MSTATRDAYGKALVELGEKNKNVVVLDADLSKSTKTAEFQKAYPDRFFNIGISEQDMMGTAAGFATCGKIPFASSFAIFATGRAYEQIRNSIGYPKLNVKIAATHAGITVGEDGATHQSIEDISLMRGIPNMVVINPSDAEETRQAIPAAADHHGPVYIRLGRMPVPDIHNKNYKFKLGKGEMLREGKDIAIIATGIMVSIALEAADRLREEGINATIVNIHTIKPIDRELIVKVAKQTGKVITAEEHSIIGGLGSAVCEILSEEYPVKVKRIGINDTFGQSGTPRELLEHYNLTFQDIIYAVKKF
- a CDS encoding class II fructose-bisphosphate aldolase codes for the protein MNDILVKARNNKYAIGGFNFNFYDDALGIISAAYELKSPIILMASEGCVKFLGVKHIVNFVNQLKDEYNIPIILHLDHGKDIEIIKNCIDNKFDSIMYDGSLLNFEENIKNTKFIADLCHDKGMTIEGELGRISGAEENIENSEDVFTDPDSVAEFTERSDVDSLAVAIGNAHGLYKGRPRLDFERLSKINKISKVPLVLHGGTGIPYEDIQKAIQLGISKVNVGTEIKIAYIKSIKKHLETINDNDIRHLVSMVQNDIKELVKQYLDIFGTANKYSQLQSM
- the tnpA gene encoding IS200/IS605 family transposase, coding for MQNYRKSSHATYDLKYHIVWITKYRKPILVGKIAERTRELIRMVCKNNEVEILSGHVSKDHIHILVSAPPHLSVSKLVQYIKGYSSRKLLMENKELNKQFWGQHLWARGYFAASSGNVTDEVIIEYIQNQDIEENQKNDNFTLGEF
- a CDS encoding anti sigma factor C-terminal domain-containing protein codes for the protein MADEKILNNDEKELDEIFESTKNDKFDKAIKKAKWRSILRTTIISLIVILIVSISTVFIGIKVTQSESSDISFALSVFNDISAPDMYIGKSIRYEGIFGGKTVYSTYKIIEGKVVYTGQQEYSYGLFNTVDVQAINSPAIVWGESFDEDALNKPTYNELGQREMIFFYPYVKYRTYKNDLNLLDDIGNDKYIEMALSFDKAYSIDEVNKMMPKNVTLTWYWVDDLNSKEKEAHKPHKNEQKLPDGKTIDVDNPADVCSEKAAYGIKVYDSNGDRLKNPEELFIGTIENNVNQLEKLKTDNHKLNGIKSEVKRIYDNLKDKNGKIKREDLKIQGVVVTGTAETLKSLRGLPFIKASSLGVVTDKY
- a CDS encoding RNA polymerase sigma factor → MKDERFEDFLINKMTIIYKYLIKIGASCEDAEDIVQDTICKVIEYVDSISIDDIYPWLFKVSLNRYYNLYNKKKKEKIGIDDRILNSLYSDGLIEEHVLNEELKSNVHKILGLLKESYRTLLIFKYFVGLSYKEIGEILDLDENKVKTYLYRARNKFKELWEVSNYGR
- a CDS encoding FAD-dependent oxidoreductase, translated to MDKKHSILFDEVSIGSCIIKNRFAMAPMGPLGLGDSEGGFNQRGIDYYVERAKGGTGLIITGVTFVDNDIEKHDMPNCPCSTHNPVHFIRTAREMTEKIHAYGSKVFLQLSGGFGRVTIPTNLGEHPPVAPSAIPHRWLDKTCRPLTKEEIRRIVVQFGKGAYNAKRAGFDGVQIHAVHEGYLLDQFAISMFNNRTDEYGGSLENRLRFAKEVVEEIKSTCGSDFPVTLRYSVKSFIKDWRKGGLPGEEFEEKGRDIEEGIEAAKLLVEYGYDALDVDVGSYDAWWWSHPPMYQEKGLYIPYAKMVKEVVNVPVICAGRMDNPDLASDAVRDGACDIVSLGRPLLADPDYVNKLKAGDTASIRPCLSCHEGCMGRIQEYSALNCAVNPQACRESAERLIPTQHKKKVLIVGGGVAGCEAARVLALRGHEPIVYEKTDRLGGNLIPGGVPSFKEDDHALVAWYENELKKLNVEVHLNSELDADGVINFGADVVIVATGSKPKVFSLGEGPVYTAQDALLGKVNIGNDVAVIGGGLVGCETALWLKDMGKNVTIIEALPKLLAVNGPLCHANSEMLKELIPFKGIKTITSAKATAYDGKVLKVNTPDGDIDIAADTVILAVGYTPSDSLYREVKDKISNVYLIGDAGNVSNIMYAIWNAFEVAKNID